The following proteins come from a genomic window of Companilactobacillus pabuli:
- the helD gene encoding RNA polymerase recycling motor HelD, whose product MTINQSKDEEQQRVNSVAEKIDNKIKRVDQSIAQAHQETHRIYRNYGENTKVNTFEVDDQMETNASVQQQKQLVALAVENENILNANRLKLENLQGSPYFGRIDIVEDGEEDTLYIGTSTLQDDDGNFLIYDWRAPISGIYYNGMLGKVHYQTPNGKAEVELKKKRQFQIVKNNIRNMFDTNETVGDEILQSVLSEYSDEYLKNIVATIQHEQNVIIRDTRSDVLLVQGVAGSGKTSAILQRVAYLLYHSRSTMNADNIVLFSPNKLFSNYISEVLPSLGERNMRQVTLNEFISLRLTGVQVETLFERYEKDERNLPESTVKMRLYKESGDFLDKLAELEEDHPEHILHFEDIIFEGKPFFTKEEMAEIYDSINHAYHITDRFLKTKNALIKRLQKRIHEDRNEDWVQAEIDNLSDEDFQQIITDHNIEESTNQREIIAEEFLKERYAPIYNALINDYFFNPYKEYLFLLNEMDQDLVSDSVWQTMIEAIDNNIEAHKLNLSDSIAILYLRDIVTDGGVNHSIQHIFIDEVQDYTMAQLKYISHAFPNAKMTLLGDRAQDVLTSSYRQKDLVTEVNELFSKKRINTITLNQSYRSTAEITNFATKLLPNGEEIKAFSRQGEDPVIKVFDDDNYYQGLKETAKELNKKYETVAILTRNQAQAEQIYTHFSDESIITLVDADFRSIPKGILVLPIYLAKGLEFDAVIGHDVSDQNYPDSRSTDVLYTICTRAMHSLTLCVDGTVSPLLSNESSDLISEQ is encoded by the coding sequence ATGACGATTAATCAATCAAAAGATGAAGAACAACAAAGAGTCAATTCAGTTGCTGAAAAAATCGACAACAAGATCAAACGAGTTGACCAAAGCATTGCCCAAGCTCATCAAGAAACCCATCGTATTTATCGCAATTACGGTGAAAATACCAAAGTTAATACTTTTGAAGTCGATGACCAAATGGAAACTAACGCTTCAGTTCAACAACAGAAGCAATTGGTTGCCTTGGCAGTCGAAAATGAAAATATTTTAAACGCTAACCGTCTCAAATTAGAGAATCTTCAAGGTTCCCCATATTTTGGACGAATCGATATCGTCGAAGATGGCGAAGAAGATACTCTCTATATTGGTACTTCTACGTTGCAAGATGATGACGGAAACTTCCTAATTTACGACTGGCGTGCTCCTATTTCCGGAATTTACTACAACGGAATGCTCGGCAAAGTGCACTACCAAACTCCTAATGGTAAGGCCGAAGTCGAACTAAAAAAGAAACGTCAATTCCAAATCGTTAAAAATAATATTCGTAATATGTTTGATACTAATGAAACTGTTGGTGATGAAATTCTCCAATCAGTCTTAAGTGAATACAGTGATGAATATTTAAAGAACATTGTTGCCACAATTCAACACGAACAAAATGTCATTATCCGTGACACTCGCTCCGACGTCTTATTAGTTCAAGGTGTAGCTGGATCTGGTAAAACCTCTGCCATTTTGCAACGTGTAGCTTACTTGCTTTATCATAGTCGTTCGACGATGAATGCCGACAATATTGTCTTGTTCTCCCCTAATAAATTATTCAGTAATTACATCTCTGAAGTCTTACCTAGTTTGGGTGAACGAAACATGCGTCAGGTTACTCTAAATGAATTTATTTCTTTACGACTAACTGGTGTTCAAGTAGAAACTCTATTTGAACGTTATGAAAAAGATGAACGCAATTTGCCTGAATCAACAGTTAAAATGCGACTTTACAAAGAAAGCGGCGACTTCTTAGATAAGTTGGCTGAACTTGAAGAAGATCATCCTGAACACATCTTGCATTTTGAAGATATTATCTTTGAAGGTAAACCTTTCTTTACTAAAGAAGAAATGGCCGAAATTTATGATTCAATCAATCACGCCTACCATATCACTGATCGTTTCTTAAAGACGAAAAATGCCTTGATCAAACGTCTCCAAAAAAGAATCCACGAAGATCGTAATGAAGATTGGGTTCAGGCTGAAATTGATAATTTATCCGATGAAGATTTCCAACAAATAATCACTGACCACAACATTGAAGAATCAACTAATCAACGTGAAATTATCGCCGAAGAATTTTTGAAAGAACGTTACGCACCAATTTATAACGCCCTCATCAATGACTATTTCTTTAATCCTTACAAGGAATACCTCTTCTTGCTCAACGAAATGGACCAAGATTTAGTTTCTGACAGCGTTTGGCAAACAATGATTGAAGCTATCGACAACAATATTGAAGCTCATAAATTAAACCTCAGTGATTCAATTGCCATCCTTTACTTACGCGATATCGTCACTGACGGCGGTGTTAATCATTCAATTCAACACATCTTCATTGATGAAGTGCAAGATTACACAATGGCTCAACTCAAATACATCTCCCACGCTTTTCCAAATGCCAAGATGACCTTGTTGGGTGACCGTGCCCAAGATGTATTAACTAGTTCTTATCGTCAAAAAGATCTTGTTACCGAAGTTAATGAACTATTCAGCAAAAAGCGTATCAACACTATTACGCTAAACCAAAGTTATCGTTCAACTGCTGAAATAACTAACTTTGCTACTAAACTCTTGCCAAATGGTGAAGAAATCAAAGCTTTTTCTCGTCAAGGTGAAGATCCCGTAATCAAGGTCTTTGACGATGACAATTACTACCAAGGTTTGAAAGAAACAGCTAAAGAACTCAATAAGAAATACGAAACAGTCGCTATCTTGACACGTAATCAAGCCCAAGCTGAACAAATTTACACCCACTTCAGTGATGAATCTATTATTACTTTAGTTGATGCTGACTTTCGTTCTATTCCTAAGGGAATCCTAGTCCTACCAATTTATTTGGCAAAGGGTTTGGAATTCGATGCTGTTATTGGACATGACGTCTCAGACCAAAACTATCCTGACAGTCGTAGTACTGATGTTCTTTATACTATCTGTACTCGAGCTATGCACAGTTTGACTTTATGTGTCGATGGTACGGTTTCACCATTATTAAGTAACGAATCTTCAGATTTGATTTCTGAACAATAA